TGATATTGCTCACCATCATTTGGCTATTGGAGTTGTATTTATAATTGCTGGTCATATGTATAGGACTAACTTTGGGATTGGTCATAGTCTTAAAGAAATTACTGAAGCACACAACACCAGTCACCCTAAAGACCCTCATAAAGGTTATTTCGGAATTAAGCACAATGGGATTTTTGAGACTGTTAACAATTCACTCCACTTTCAACTTGGACTTGCACTTGCCTCTCTAGGCGTAGCATGTAGTTTGGTAGCCCAGCACATGGGTGCTCTACCTTCTTATGCATTTATCGCAAGGGATTACACAACTCAATCTGCCCTATATACCCATCATCAATACATAGCAATGTTCCTGATGGTTGGAGCTTTCTCTCATGGAGCAATTTTCTTTGTAAGGGATTACGATCCAGAGCTAAATAAAGATAATGTATTAGCAAGAATACTTAGTACAAAAGAAGCCTTAATCAGCCACTTGAGTTGGGTAACAATGCTTCTAGGATTTCATACTCTTGGAATTTATGTTCACAATGACGTAGTTGTAGCCTTTGGTACTCCAGAAAAACAGATCCTTATAGAACCAGTATTTGCCCAGTTTGCGCAGGCTGCGAGTGGAAAAATGATGTATGGCTTTAATGCATTATTAGCAAATGCATCTAGTTCTGCCTCAATAGCTGCTAGCACTATGCCCGGCAACCATTACTGGATGGATATGATTAATAGACCAGATGCTCTTACAAATTTCTTACCTATAGGTCCTGCAGATTTCTTAGTTCACCATGCAATAGCATTAGGACTTCACACAACTGCTTTGATTCTTATAAAAGGTGCTCTTGATGCTAGAGGAACAAAACTAATTCCAGATAAAAAAGATTTAGGATTTGCTTTCCCATGTGATGGCCCTGGCCGAGGTGGTACATGTGATAGTTCTTCTTGGGACGCTACTTATTTAGCAATGTTCTGGGCTTTAAATACTATTGCTTGGATTACTTTCTATTGGCATTGGAAGCATTTAGCAATTTGGATGGGCAATACAGCTCAATTCAATGAATCTGGTACTTATTTAATGGGCTGGTTTAGGGATTATCTATGGCTTAATAGCTCTCAGTTAATTAATGGTTATAACCCATTTGGTGTAAATGCCTTATCTCCATGGGCTTGGATGTTCTTATTTGGTCATCTAATATGGGCAACAGGATTTATGTTCCTCATATCTTGGAGAGGTTACTGGCAGGAACTTATTGAAACTCTTGTTTGGGCTCATCAAAGAACTCCAATAGCTAATTTAGTTGGATGGAGAGATAAGCCAGTTGCATTATCAATTGTTCAAGCTCGATTAGTTGGTTTAACACATTTTACTGTTGGAAATTTCGTAACTTTCGGAGCGTTTGTTATAGCATCCACCTCGGGTAAATTCGGCTAAAAGTTCCACAAAATTTCAGTACTAAAGAACGCTGCCTAAAAACAGCGTTCTTTTTTTGGGAACTAATAGTTTTTTTTAGGTTATATTTTTTCTATATCAATGCAAAACACCAACAGAGAATCAACTTAATATAAAAAATAATCAATGAATAATTAACTTAAAACTCATGATTTATCGTTTAGATCCAATCCTTTGCAAAGTTTAAGTAGGTAAAAAGTTTAATTAAATATAAATTAAATTAAATAAAAAGCCCCTAATTAAAGGGGCTCTTTATTTAATTTAATTTAGAAAAACTATTTAAGCTCCTAGTAAATGATATTCCTTAATTAAAGGGAGAACAGTATCTAGATGCAAAGTCCCAATTAACAACCAGGCAAAAACAACACCTCCAGTGCCACCTAACCAAAAACCATTTGTAAAATCATTCCATCCTGATCTCGTAAATAAAT
The sequence above is drawn from the Prochlorococcus marinus XMU1408 genome and encodes:
- the psaB gene encoding photosystem I core protein PsaB; its protein translation is MATKFPSFSQGLAQDPTTRRIWYGIATAHDFESHDGMTEEQLYQKLFSTHFGHLAIIGLWVAGNLFHIAWQGNFEQWVLDPTHSRPIAHAIWDPHFGPGLTEALTQAGATSPVNIAYSGLYHWWYTIGMRTNEQLFQGAIFINILVCWLLFAGWLHLQPKYRPSLAWFKNAESQLNHHLAVLFGFSSIAWTGHLIHVAIPESRGIHIGWDNWLTVMPHPEGLTPFFSGNWGAYAQNPDSLDAVFGTSQGAGTAIFTFLGGLHPQSESLWLTDIAHHHLAIGVVFIIAGHMYRTNFGIGHSLKEITEAHNTSHPKDPHKGYFGIKHNGIFETVNNSLHFQLGLALASLGVACSLVAQHMGALPSYAFIARDYTTQSALYTHHQYIAMFLMVGAFSHGAIFFVRDYDPELNKDNVLARILSTKEALISHLSWVTMLLGFHTLGIYVHNDVVVAFGTPEKQILIEPVFAQFAQAASGKMMYGFNALLANASSSASIAASTMPGNHYWMDMINRPDALTNFLPIGPADFLVHHAIALGLHTTALILIKGALDARGTKLIPDKKDLGFAFPCDGPGRGGTCDSSSWDATYLAMFWALNTIAWITFYWHWKHLAIWMGNTAQFNESGTYLMGWFRDYLWLNSSQLINGYNPFGVNALSPWAWMFLFGHLIWATGFMFLISWRGYWQELIETLVWAHQRTPIANLVGWRDKPVALSIVQARLVGLTHFTVGNFVTFGAFVIASTSGKFG